In one window of Microbacterium natoriense DNA:
- a CDS encoding glycosyltransferase family 4 protein has protein sequence MRIVVVNNFFPPRPGGSSHLADNLAREYANAGHEVLVLTATYADAPTHENRDGFEIVRIPAWTLPKTRFAANFDIGFTISPRAKRRVFDILDDFAPDVVHQHGQFFDLTWLSGWWARSRKRPTLLSIHTRLESPLSRFNSFVYSTADRLLVAPLMRLHRPTLVVMDKLMDRYIDKRYSRSISGKVVIPVGIDPEKMQGGDAAVVPAQLETGDRPLIVSLGHVIPQRNRLALIRALPRVLSMHPLAVVVIVGGVYHDEFLTLARELGVEDSVRAVGARPSREIPDYLAAAVVEVHELEGQGFGTASLEALAAGVPVVAGVRADNFISIPLRHGEDLFLVPGRSEGDDRADVGALADMLIGILDDPAAARTSVSANAQSLIDDHFTIRHVAAAHLEALEAMRGDYGREDV, from the coding sequence ATGAGAATAGTCGTCGTCAATAACTTCTTCCCACCGCGACCGGGCGGATCCTCCCATCTCGCGGACAACCTCGCACGCGAGTACGCCAACGCGGGGCACGAGGTTCTTGTGTTAACCGCAACCTATGCGGATGCTCCCACGCACGAGAATCGCGACGGGTTCGAGATTGTTCGTATTCCTGCCTGGACGCTCCCGAAGACCAGGTTTGCCGCGAACTTCGACATAGGTTTCACGATCTCACCTCGGGCGAAGCGCCGCGTTTTCGATATTCTGGACGATTTCGCTCCCGACGTCGTCCATCAGCACGGTCAGTTCTTCGATTTGACATGGCTTAGTGGATGGTGGGCGCGCTCACGCAAGCGCCCGACGCTTCTCAGCATCCACACGCGTCTCGAAAGCCCGCTCAGCCGGTTCAACTCCTTCGTCTACTCGACAGCCGACCGACTCCTTGTCGCGCCGTTGATGAGACTCCATCGCCCGACGCTTGTCGTGATGGACAAGCTGATGGATCGTTACATCGACAAGCGGTATTCGAGGAGTATCTCCGGCAAAGTGGTCATTCCCGTTGGGATCGATCCGGAGAAGATGCAAGGCGGGGACGCTGCAGTCGTCCCGGCACAACTGGAGACTGGCGATCGCCCCCTTATCGTCTCGCTTGGACACGTGATCCCGCAGCGGAACCGACTCGCACTTATCCGAGCCTTGCCAAGGGTGCTGTCGATGCACCCGCTGGCCGTGGTAGTCATCGTCGGAGGCGTCTATCATGACGAGTTCCTTACACTCGCCAGAGAGCTCGGAGTGGAGGATTCTGTCAGAGCCGTGGGCGCGCGTCCGTCGCGGGAGATTCCCGACTACCTGGCTGCGGCGGTCGTCGAGGTCCATGAACTCGAGGGTCAAGGCTTCGGCACGGCGAGCCTCGAGGCGTTGGCGGCCGGAGTGCCCGTCGTCGCAGGGGTCCGCGCGGACAACTTCATCAGCATCCCGCTTCGACACGGGGAAGACCTCTTCCTTGTACCTGGTCGTTCGGAGGGCGATGACAGGGCCGACGTCGGCGCCCTCGCCGATATGTTGATCGGCATTCTCGATGATCCGGCGGCGGCGCGGACATCCGTATCGGCCAATGCGCAGTCTCTGATCGATGACCATTTCACTATCCGGCATGTCGCCGCTGCACACCTCGAGGCGCTTGAAGCGATGAGAGGCGACTACGGGCGCGAGGACGTATGA
- a CDS encoding DUF7657 domain-containing protein → MSGLTDWYRRVTTPREDGLPNGKVIGVPLGALGLLFAVLVILGITGSSTGVVHSLISSSSDPNLIAGSPETIRSDEWFVQTTWTISQVEQGLPIRNDTFPGGMDATVQHDLPTRDWSTALRPHLWGFLALPLDQAMAVKWWLPGFVMMAALFLFVIFLLPRQPVTATLISLGFYFAPFLQWWFLSITFYPPAWAFLVIATLVWCLRSRARVGRWVLAALVAYLTAAMGTGIYVPFIVPVVWVVAAFAIGSVLMPSEIHPRFRERAAAIVPVLVAGVVGVTLLCVWVFTRWDTIVGFTSTVYPGERLQPVGEGGQSELAALLSGPFSPMLGPSGGAPWGVNSSEAATFLLPGLFLFFPLVWAALRRQRDGRGADWLSWALVAVGLLFLAYIFLPGWDAVSHLLLLDRTTYGRIRLGFGVLSVVVIIVLAVRLAEERRAKGKLPLWPALTAVAAAAGGIGVAAFIGSSADFSFRNFAGTNPFSTAITALCLVLFLGAVLFFARGHLTLGASLLLLAAFASTANINPVYRGVLDLRETAAVQAIEDINRDAPGRWVGVASSPLSTMMLVEAGVASYNGFQSTPSSAMWDQIDPGGDSETMWNRLANVSWVIGEGDPDPRNPAPDQILLTFDSCGAFAQHNVQYVIAEEVIDEGCVHLLTSTEDGPTTMRIYEVIPAS, encoded by the coding sequence ATGAGCGGTTTGACCGACTGGTACCGACGCGTCACGACGCCGCGGGAAGACGGACTTCCGAATGGCAAGGTGATCGGAGTACCCCTGGGCGCGCTGGGGCTCCTGTTCGCTGTACTCGTGATCCTTGGTATCACCGGCTCTTCGACCGGTGTTGTGCATTCGCTGATTAGCAGCAGCAGCGACCCGAATCTCATTGCAGGGTCTCCGGAGACGATCCGGAGCGACGAGTGGTTCGTGCAGACTACGTGGACAATCTCGCAGGTGGAGCAGGGGCTCCCGATCAGAAACGACACTTTCCCCGGCGGTATGGATGCCACCGTCCAGCACGACCTTCCCACGCGGGACTGGTCCACCGCGCTGCGTCCGCATCTCTGGGGTTTTCTCGCTCTACCGCTGGACCAGGCGATGGCAGTGAAATGGTGGCTGCCCGGGTTCGTCATGATGGCGGCGCTGTTCCTCTTCGTGATCTTCCTCCTCCCTCGGCAACCGGTCACGGCGACGTTGATCTCCCTCGGCTTCTATTTCGCTCCATTCCTGCAATGGTGGTTCCTGTCGATCACGTTCTATCCGCCGGCCTGGGCATTCCTCGTCATTGCAACGCTCGTCTGGTGCCTCAGATCGAGAGCAAGGGTTGGTCGGTGGGTGCTCGCGGCGCTCGTCGCCTATCTGACCGCGGCCATGGGCACGGGAATCTACGTTCCCTTCATCGTTCCGGTCGTCTGGGTGGTCGCTGCTTTCGCGATCGGTTCGGTGCTCATGCCATCGGAGATCCATCCGCGGTTCCGTGAACGAGCGGCGGCCATCGTCCCCGTGCTCGTGGCTGGCGTGGTCGGTGTGACACTCCTGTGCGTGTGGGTGTTCACGCGTTGGGACACGATCGTGGGTTTCACGAGCACCGTCTACCCGGGGGAACGGCTGCAGCCCGTGGGTGAAGGGGGGCAGTCAGAGCTGGCAGCATTGCTGAGCGGTCCGTTCTCCCCGATGCTTGGGCCCAGCGGTGGTGCACCGTGGGGGGTGAACAGCTCCGAGGCCGCGACTTTCCTCCTGCCTGGGCTGTTCCTGTTCTTCCCCCTTGTGTGGGCTGCCCTCCGGAGGCAGCGAGACGGACGCGGGGCAGACTGGCTCTCCTGGGCTTTAGTCGCGGTCGGATTGCTCTTCCTCGCCTACATCTTCCTTCCCGGATGGGATGCCGTATCGCATCTGCTCCTGCTCGATCGAACCACCTACGGGCGCATCAGGCTTGGTTTCGGAGTGCTGAGTGTCGTGGTCATCATCGTGCTCGCTGTCCGACTTGCGGAGGAGCGGAGAGCGAAGGGGAAGCTGCCGCTCTGGCCCGCTTTGACCGCAGTGGCAGCAGCTGCGGGGGGCATCGGAGTCGCAGCGTTCATAGGTTCATCGGCAGACTTCAGCTTCCGGAACTTCGCCGGCACGAACCCATTCTCAACCGCAATCACAGCCTTATGCCTAGTTCTCTTCCTCGGCGCCGTGTTGTTCTTCGCTCGCGGCCACCTGACCCTCGGAGCGAGCCTGCTTCTGCTGGCTGCCTTCGCGTCGACAGCGAATATCAACCCTGTGTACCGTGGAGTGCTGGATCTCCGCGAGACGGCCGCTGTCCAGGCCATCGAAGATATCAATCGAGACGCGCCAGGGCGCTGGGTCGGCGTCGCGTCATCCCCCCTCTCGACGATGATGCTCGTCGAGGCAGGTGTGGCTTCTTACAACGGATTCCAGAGCACGCCTTCGAGTGCGATGTGGGATCAGATCGACCCCGGCGGAGACAGCGAGACGATGTGGAACCGTCTCGCCAACGTCTCTTGGGTGATCGGTGAAGGCGACCCCGATCCGCGGAATCCGGCTCCGGATCAGATCCTGCTCACGTTCGACTCCTGCGGCGCGTTCGCGCAGCACAACGTGCAGTACGTCATCGCCGAGGAAGTCATTGACGAGGGGTGCGTCCATCTGCTGACGTCAACCGAGGATGGACCGACAACGATGCGGATCTACGAGGTGATCCCCGCGTCCTGA
- the lhgO gene encoding L-2-hydroxyglutarate oxidase — MAGNNVVIIGGGIIGLAVAERAARAGRGVVVLEKEEDWALHQTGRNSGVIHAGPYYKPGSLKAQMCVEGNASMRRFAVENGIPHEFTGKLIVATSEKEIANLKELERRATANGVPTRWLSAAKAHEFEPHVSCVAALRVETTGIIDYGAVSRRLAETAAERGAEMVLGAAARAIRSENGKIVVEHSKGVVRADVLVNCAGLQSDKVARMAGLRPAARIVPFRGEYFHLSKEKEHLVQGLIYPVPDPELPFLGVHLTKMTDGSRHAGPNAVTALGRESYSWAKMNIPEALGDITYPGFLRMASHNIPVGVAEVLRSFSRKRFADSLSRLVPGIEARDLTPSPAGIRAQAIARDGKLVDDFLFELGPQQVHVLNAPSPAATSALVIAEHISRKAGLLDS; from the coding sequence GTGGCCGGAAACAACGTCGTCATCATCGGCGGGGGCATCATCGGCCTCGCAGTCGCAGAGCGAGCGGCGCGGGCAGGCAGAGGGGTAGTCGTCCTTGAGAAGGAGGAAGACTGGGCGCTTCACCAGACCGGACGCAATTCAGGTGTCATCCATGCGGGCCCTTACTACAAGCCCGGTTCTCTCAAGGCGCAGATGTGCGTCGAGGGAAACGCGAGCATGCGTCGCTTCGCTGTGGAGAACGGCATCCCCCACGAATTCACCGGCAAGCTGATCGTGGCGACGAGCGAGAAGGAGATCGCCAACCTGAAGGAGCTCGAGCGGCGTGCGACCGCCAACGGCGTCCCGACGCGCTGGCTCAGCGCCGCAAAGGCCCACGAGTTCGAGCCGCATGTCTCCTGCGTCGCCGCACTGCGCGTTGAGACGACGGGGATCATCGACTACGGCGCCGTGAGCCGTCGACTGGCGGAGACCGCAGCCGAACGAGGCGCAGAGATGGTGCTCGGCGCGGCCGCACGCGCGATTCGCTCGGAGAACGGCAAGATCGTCGTCGAGCACTCGAAGGGCGTCGTACGAGCGGACGTGCTCGTCAACTGCGCAGGCCTCCAGAGCGACAAGGTGGCCCGCATGGCTGGGCTGCGCCCCGCCGCGAGGATCGTGCCGTTCCGCGGAGAGTACTTCCATCTCTCCAAGGAGAAGGAGCATCTCGTCCAGGGGTTGATCTACCCGGTCCCCGACCCCGAGCTCCCGTTCCTCGGCGTGCACCTGACCAAGATGACCGACGGGAGCCGTCACGCAGGGCCCAACGCGGTGACCGCGCTCGGCCGTGAGAGCTACAGCTGGGCGAAGATGAACATCCCGGAAGCACTCGGGGACATCACTTACCCGGGATTCTTGCGTATGGCGTCGCACAACATTCCGGTCGGCGTCGCCGAAGTGCTCCGCTCCTTCTCTCGGAAGCGGTTCGCCGACAGCCTCTCGCGTCTTGTACCCGGGATCGAGGCACGAGATCTGACTCCCTCCCCTGCAGGAATCCGCGCGCAGGCGATAGCCCGCGACGGCAAACTCGTCGACGACTTCCTCTTCGAACTGGGGCCGCAACAGGTTCACGTGCTGAACGCACCGTCTCCTGCGGCGACCTCTGCTCTCGTGATCGCCGAGCACATCTCACGCAAGGCAGGACTCCTCGACAGTTGA
- a CDS encoding DegT/DnrJ/EryC1/StrS family aminotransferase, translating into MSHTVALGEPTVGPEELAAVQRVFDSGWLSGAGPTCREFEGRFAEAVGTAHALATSNCGSALHLGLEVLGVKPGDEVIVGDYTFPATGHSVMWTGARPVFADIRPDIWSADPASVEASITERTVGIIAVDVFGQPADYDELRAIADKHGLFLMEDAACSAGASYKGRPAGSLADVATFSFHGRKGITAGEGGALVTDREDLATHARKLHTYGIAPALSREGSSSLPIPSFDEAGYNYRLSDISAGIMMAQLDRLPGLVARRGQIAAAYEERLLHVEGVTAPVALEDRVHPWQSYVVTLDEGIDRGVVATHLRQNGVQCNFGTYASHVQPVYQFDRSLPVSADLFMRHLAVPMHANLSDADVDRVVEVLTEAVAVAR; encoded by the coding sequence ATGTCGCACACCGTCGCGCTCGGCGAACCGACTGTCGGACCAGAAGAGCTCGCGGCGGTGCAGCGCGTATTCGATTCCGGGTGGCTGTCCGGAGCCGGCCCCACCTGTCGTGAATTCGAAGGCAGATTCGCCGAGGCTGTCGGTACAGCGCATGCTCTGGCTACGAGCAACTGCGGTTCCGCCCTTCACCTTGGTCTTGAGGTCCTCGGAGTGAAGCCGGGTGATGAGGTCATCGTGGGGGACTACACGTTCCCGGCGACCGGCCATTCGGTGATGTGGACCGGGGCGCGTCCTGTCTTCGCCGACATCCGCCCCGACATCTGGTCGGCGGATCCGGCCTCCGTCGAGGCCTCGATCACCGAGCGAACCGTCGGCATCATTGCGGTCGACGTGTTCGGACAGCCCGCCGACTACGACGAGCTCCGTGCGATCGCCGACAAGCACGGCCTTTTCCTGATGGAGGATGCCGCATGCTCCGCTGGCGCGTCGTACAAAGGGCGTCCCGCGGGAAGCCTGGCGGATGTCGCTACATTCAGCTTCCACGGGCGCAAGGGGATCACCGCGGGCGAGGGCGGCGCCCTCGTTACCGATCGCGAAGACCTCGCCACGCACGCCCGCAAGCTGCACACCTATGGCATCGCCCCTGCCCTGTCACGTGAGGGAAGCTCCTCACTTCCCATCCCTTCCTTCGACGAAGCAGGGTACAACTACCGGCTCTCCGACATCTCGGCAGGCATCATGATGGCGCAGCTCGACCGGCTGCCCGGACTCGTCGCGCGTCGCGGGCAGATCGCCGCTGCATATGAGGAGCGGCTCCTCCACGTGGAGGGCGTCACTGCACCCGTCGCACTTGAAGACCGGGTGCATCCGTGGCAGTCGTACGTGGTGACCCTCGACGAGGGGATCGATCGCGGAGTGGTCGCGACGCACCTCCGTCAGAACGGCGTGCAGTGCAACTTCGGCACCTATGCGTCGCACGTCCAGCCGGTCTACCAGTTCGATCGCTCACTTCCGGTGTCGGCCGATCTGTTCATGCGCCACCTCGCGGTCCCCATGCACGCGAACCTGAGCGACGCCGATGTCGACAGGGTCGTCGAAGTCCTCACCGAGGCAGTCGCGGTCGCGCGCTGA
- a CDS encoding NAD-dependent epimerase/dehydratase family protein, producing the protein MTEKKVFVVGGAGFIGLHVVERLVDEGWTVRIFDNMWRGDRDRANEFAKTGKVDVIDQDIRNGAAVRAAMQGFDYVINLAADSINKSVADPYSSFDTNVVGMHNVIAAASDLGVKRVVIASSASVYGDPEKLPMHEDDKLSPLTPYCIGKRTAEDILGYYNRQKGLPWIALRFFNVYGEGQKTTAYYTSVINHFVNRLKNGEAPVIDGEGKQSMDFIHVKDIARAVVLSLTSEKANVPINVGTGIDTTVADLARILIDAVGADVEPQFNPRPVLVSRRAADTTRAKEVLGFEAEIDVVSGMTRLVQNS; encoded by the coding sequence ATGACCGAGAAGAAGGTCTTCGTTGTTGGAGGTGCTGGCTTCATCGGCCTTCACGTCGTGGAGCGGCTCGTCGACGAGGGGTGGACCGTCCGCATCTTCGACAACATGTGGCGTGGTGACCGCGACCGTGCAAACGAGTTCGCCAAGACCGGCAAGGTCGACGTCATCGACCAGGACATCCGTAACGGAGCTGCCGTCCGCGCCGCGATGCAGGGCTTCGACTACGTGATCAACCTCGCGGCGGACTCGATCAACAAGTCCGTAGCCGATCCCTACTCTTCTTTCGATACGAACGTGGTAGGCATGCACAACGTGATCGCGGCAGCGTCGGACCTCGGGGTGAAGCGCGTCGTTATCGCATCCAGCGCCTCAGTCTATGGCGATCCCGAGAAGCTGCCGATGCACGAGGACGACAAGCTGAGCCCGCTGACGCCGTACTGCATCGGCAAGCGCACCGCCGAGGACATCCTCGGCTACTACAATCGCCAGAAGGGGCTGCCCTGGATCGCGCTCCGGTTCTTCAACGTGTACGGGGAGGGGCAGAAGACCACCGCGTACTACACGTCGGTCATCAACCACTTCGTCAACCGCCTCAAGAACGGAGAGGCCCCGGTCATCGATGGCGAAGGCAAGCAGTCGATGGACTTCATCCATGTCAAGGACATTGCCCGGGCCGTGGTCCTCTCGCTCACCTCGGAGAAGGCGAATGTGCCCATCAATGTCGGTACGGGTATTGATACGACCGTTGCGGACTTGGCTCGCATCCTGATCGATGCCGTCGGTGCGGATGTGGAACCGCAGTTCAACCCGCGCCCCGTCCTCGTTTCACGACGCGCGGCCGACACGACGCGGGCGAAAGAAGTTCTCGGATTCGAAGCAGAGATCGATGTCGTCTCGGGCATGACACGGCTCGTGCAGAACTCCTGA